CCGTCCTGCTCGCGTTCGCGCTGTGGCCGCTGGACGTGATCGTGCTGTTCGTCGCGTTGGTCGTGCCCGGCGCGATGATCGCGGCACCCGTGCAGCTGGCGACGACCAGCAGTGCCAGCGGTGACGCGCGGATCGTCAAGCTCTGGCTGATCGACTCCTACGGTCAGGCCCTGCTGTGCACGGCCGCCGGCGTCGCCCTCCTGCTCGCGCTGCTGTGGCCCCTCGTCCGGTACGCGCGGGTCCGCGCCGTGCTCGCCCGGCTGCTGCTCGCGCCGGGCGAGGCCGAGGCGGAACGCCGTCTGGGCGAGGTGACCCGGTCGCGGGCCCGGCTGGTGGCGGCCTTCGAGGCGGAGCGGCGGCGGATCGAGCGCGATCTGCACGACGGGGCCCAGCAGCGCCTGGTGTCGCTGAGCATGACCCTGGGCCTGGCCCGGCTGGACGCCCCGCCCCACCTGGCCGACCGGCTCGCCGCCGCCCACCGGGAGGCCGATCAGGTCCTGGGCGAGCTGCGGGAGTTGATCCACGGCATCCATCCCCAGGTCCTGGTCGACTACGGTCTTCCGGACGCCCTCGCCGACGCGGCCGACCGGTCCGTCGTTCCCGTGGAGCTGGACGTGGACCTTCCCCGGTTCGCCGAGTCCGTGGAAGCGGCGGCCTACTTCGCGGTCCGGGAGGCGCTCGCCAACATCGGCAGGCACAGCGGGGCCCGGCGGGCGTGGATCGCCGGCCGGTACACCGGCGGGCGGCTGCGGGTGGAGGTGCGGGACGACGGCACGGGCGGCGCCGACCCCGCGCGGGGCACGGGCCTCACGGGGCTCGCCGACCGGCTCGCGGTGCTCGATGGGACACTGTCCGTCCACAGCCCGGCCGGCGGCCCGACCGTCCTGTCCCTGGAGATCCCGTGCCCGCAGCGCTGAAGATCGTGCTCGCCGAGGACAGCGTGCTGCTGCGGGAAGGGCTCGTCGGCGTCCTGACCCGCTTCGGACACGAGGTCGTCGCGGCGGTCGGCGACGCGGACGCACTGATCACGGCCGTGTCCTCGTACGCCCCCGACCTCGTCGTCACCGACGTCCGCATGCCGCCCGGCCTCACCGACGAGGGACTGCGCGCCGCGCTCGAACTCCGCGCGGCGAACCCCGCCCTGCCCGTCCTCGTCCTCAGCCAGTACGTCCAACGGGCCTACGCCGCCGATCTGCTGGACACCGGCGACGGCACCGGCGTCGGCTATCTGCTCAAGGACCGCATCGGCCAGGTCGAACAGTTCGCGGAGGCCGTGGAGCGGGTCGCGGCCGGGGGCACGGTCGTCGACCCCGAGGTCGTACGGCAGCTGCTGCGGCGCCGTCGCGATCCGCTGGCGGCGCTCACCCCGCGCGAGCGGGAGGTGCTCGCGCTGGTCGCCGAGGGGAAGTCGAACGGGGCCGTCGCCCGGGAGCTGGTCGTCACCGAGGCGGCCGTCGGCAAGCACATCGGCAACATCCTGGGAAAGCTGGACCTGCCCCCGGCGGAGGACACCCATCGGAGGGTGCTGGCGGTGCTGGCGTACCTGCGGGCGTGACGGCGCCCGCGCACGCGGAAGGCCCCCCGCCGAAGCGAGGGGCCTTCTCCATGTGCGCCGCCAGGGACTCGAACCCCGGACCCGCTGATTAAGAGTCAGCTGCTCTAACCAACTGAGCTAGCGGCGCAGACTCTGTCGCTCTTCCGCTTTCGCGGCTGGCGACAGAGAAAATACTACCTGGTCCGGACGGGTGCCTTCGACCGGTTAAACGTGAGCTGGATCTCTGCGGGATGCGGGGTGTCCACCGGATGTCTAGATCGCCAACGACAGCAGGACCGGCGCCGCTCCCCGGTTCAGCGTGTTCGCCGCCGCCCGCAGCCGGTGCGCGTGCCTCAGCGGCAGCGACAGCGCGAGGCAGCCGACGGCGGAGCCCGCGGTGATGGGGACGGCCGCGCAGACCGTGCCGGGCGCGTACTCCTGGAGGTCGAGGACCGGGACCGTGGGTGTCTGGGCGTCGAGTTTGCTCAGCAGCACCTTCTCGTTGGTGATCGTGCGGGCGGTGAGCCGGGCCGGGCGGTGCCGCGAGAGGTGGTCGCGGCGGCCGTTGAGGTCGAGCTGGCCCAGCAGGCCCTTGCCGAACGCGGTGGCATGGGCGCAGGAGCGGAAGTCGACCCACTCGTGGACCGCGGGCATGGCCGGGCTGTCGGCCCAGCCGGTGACCTGGATCTCCCCGTCCAGATAGCGGGTGACGTAGACGGCGGCGCCCACGGAGTCGCGGAGCCGGTCGAGGGTGTGCTGGAGCTGCTCGCGCAGGGCCTGGTCATGACCCTGGGCGGAGCCCAGCCGGGCGAGTGCGGCACCACTGACGTAGGCGCCGTCGGTGGTCTGTTCCACATACCCCTCGCGACGCAGCATCCGCAGGAGCGCGGTCAACCGCTCACTGTCGACGCCGGTGCGACGGGCGATCTCGGCGTCGGTGACGCCACCTGCGTGCCGCGCCACCGTCTCCAGGACGCGCAGGGCGTCCTGGGCCGAGTGGTACGGCGCGGTCGGCTCGTGCTTGAGCGCCACGGTTTCCCCCTGCGCTTCTCGGGCCGTTTTTCGGACAGCTTGCCGTGTCCCACGATACGGCCCAAGCGTCGTACGTGGAGGGGTTGTTCGCGAGAATTTCCCCGTGCCTCCGGGCCTCCCAACTGCCGGACCAGCACTCTGGCATATGCCAGAGGTATGGCCCGGCCGATGGACCTCGGATGTTCCCACGCGTTCAGGCGCTCACCAGGTGTAGTCAGATGACCGCGCCGAGGAACTCCCGCGTACGTTCGTGCGACGGGTCGCCGAAGATCTTCTCGGGGCTGCCCGACTCGATCACCTGGCCAGAATCGAACATCAGAACTTGGTCCGAGATGTCCCGGGCGAAGTTCATCTCGTGGGTCACGCAGAGCATCGTGATGTCGGTGGTGCGGGCGATGTCCCTGAGCAGGTCGAGCACGCCCGCGACCAGCTCGGGGTCGAGCGCGGACGTCACCTCGTCGAGCAGCAGCACCTGCGGACGCATCGCCAGCGCCCGCGCGATGGCCACCCGCTGCTGCTGTCCGCCGGAGAGCTGGGTCGGATAGGCGTCGCACTTGTCGGCGAGCCCGACCATGTCGAGCAGTTCGCGGGCCCGCGCCTCGGCCTCGTCCTTGGAGAGACCGAGGACGGTGACGGGCGCCTCGGTGATGTTGCGCAGCACCTTCATGTTGGGGAAGAGGTTGAACTGCTGGAACACCATCCCGATGTTCTTGCGGACCTCACGGCACTGCTTGTCGCTCGCCGGGAACAGCCGCTGCCCGCCGACCGTGATCGTCCCCTCGTCGGGCTTGGTCAGGGTCATCAGCAGCCGCAGGATCGTCGTCTTGCCGGAGCCGGACGGGCCGATCAGCGTGACGTGCTTGCCCGCGTCGACCGAGAAGTCCAGCCGGTCGAGGACGGTGTTGCTGCCGAATCGTTTGGTCACGTTCTCGAAGCGGATCAGTTCACCCGTGTCCGCCACAGGCTTGCCGGGCGACTCGGGTTCTTTCATCAGCGGGGTGTCAGCGGACAAGGCGTCGCTCCAGGGTTCGCAGAAGCAGGGAGGCCAGATAGGAGATGAGGATGAAGGCCACCCCGATGACGGTCAGGGGCTCGGTGAAACGGAAGGTCTCCTGGGCGTAGAGCCGTGCCTCGCTCAGCATCTCCGGGACCGTGATGACCATCAGGATCGGTGTGTCCTTGAGCATCGAGATCACGTAGTTGCCCAGCGCGGGCACCACCCGGCGGACCGCCTGCGGCAGGATCACCACCGTCCAGGTGCGCCGCACCGGCAGGTTCAACGCCGTCGCCGCCTCCCACTGGCCCACCGGCACCGCCTCGATACCGGCCCGGTAGACCTGCATCGTGTACGTCGAGTAGTGCAGCCCGATCGCGAAGACGCCCGTGGTCAGCGCCGAGAAGGTCAGCCCCCACTCCGGCAGCACGTAGAAGAGGAAGAACAACTGGACCAGCAGGGGGGTGTTCCGGATGAACTCCGTGACCACGCCCACCGGCCAGCTCACCCAGCGGGTCGGCGTCCGCACCAGCAGCGCCCACACCAGCCCGAGCAGGAAGGAGACGACCGACCCCAGGGCCAGCGCCTGCAGGGTGACCAGCAGGCCGTCCCGGAAGTGCGGCAGGAAGTCGGTGACCGCGTTCCAGTCCCAGTTCATCAGGCACCACCTCCCGCGCCCGCGCCCTCGGGGACACGCGCCGACGGCACCGCCGCCTTCCGCGCCGGGGCCTTGCCCACCCCGGCCTTCAGCCGCCGCTCCAGCAGCCGCATGGCCCGCGTCAGCAGGAAGGCGATCACGAAGTAGATGAGCAGCAGATACGCGTAGATCTCCACGCTCTCCTGGAGCGCCAGCCGCACCAGGCTGCCGCTGAACGCCAGGTCGCCCATGCCCATGACCGACACCAGCGCCGTGCCCTTGAGCAGTTCGACCACCAGGTTGGCGAAGGGAGGGATCATCTCCGGGACCGCCTGCGGCAGCAGGATCAGCCGCATCCGCTGCCACGGGGTGAAGCTCAGCGCGATACCGCCCTCACGCTGCGCCGGATCCACGGCGGTCAGGGCGCC
The DNA window shown above is from Streptomyces akebiae and carries:
- a CDS encoding sensor histidine kinase, producing MIRTVVRELPRAAAYLLSGVLVGAPLLVALLVLGILGLALAPILVGLPLLAVAVLSGIPVGALERRRLALTRTPPPPDPHATPAEPGLAAWARLRLTERATWRELAYTVLLAFALWPLDVIVLFVALVVPGAMIAAPVQLATTSSASGDARIVKLWLIDSYGQALLCTAAGVALLLALLWPLVRYARVRAVLARLLLAPGEAEAERRLGEVTRSRARLVAAFEAERRRIERDLHDGAQQRLVSLSMTLGLARLDAPPHLADRLAAAHREADQVLGELRELIHGIHPQVLVDYGLPDALADAADRSVVPVELDVDLPRFAESVEAAAYFAVREALANIGRHSGARRAWIAGRYTGGRLRVEVRDDGTGGADPARGTGLTGLADRLAVLDGTLSVHSPAGGPTVLSLEIPCPQR
- a CDS encoding response regulator, producing the protein MPAALKIVLAEDSVLLREGLVGVLTRFGHEVVAAVGDADALITAVSSYAPDLVVTDVRMPPGLTDEGLRAALELRAANPALPVLVLSQYVQRAYAADLLDTGDGTGVGYLLKDRIGQVEQFAEAVERVAAGGTVVDPEVVRQLLRRRRDPLAALTPREREVLALVAEGKSNGAVARELVVTEAAVGKHIGNILGKLDLPPAEDTHRRVLAVLAYLRA
- a CDS encoding IclR family transcriptional regulator, coding for MALKHEPTAPYHSAQDALRVLETVARHAGGVTDAEIARRTGVDSERLTALLRMLRREGYVEQTTDGAYVSGAALARLGSAQGHDQALREQLQHTLDRLRDSVGAAVYVTRYLDGEIQVTGWADSPAMPAVHEWVDFRSCAHATAFGKGLLGQLDLNGRRDHLSRHRPARLTARTITNEKVLLSKLDAQTPTVPVLDLQEYAPGTVCAAVPITAGSAVGCLALSLPLRHAHRLRAAANTLNRGAAPVLLSLAI
- the ehuA gene encoding ectoine/hydroxyectoine ABC transporter ATP-binding protein EhuA, which produces MKEPESPGKPVADTGELIRFENVTKRFGSNTVLDRLDFSVDAGKHVTLIGPSGSGKTTILRLLMTLTKPDEGTITVGGQRLFPASDKQCREVRKNIGMVFQQFNLFPNMKVLRNITEAPVTVLGLSKDEAEARARELLDMVGLADKCDAYPTQLSGGQQQRVAIARALAMRPQVLLLDEVTSALDPELVAGVLDLLRDIARTTDITMLCVTHEMNFARDISDQVLMFDSGQVIESGSPEKIFGDPSHERTREFLGAVI
- the ehuD gene encoding ectoine/hydroxyectoine ABC transporter permease subunit EhuD, translating into MNWDWNAVTDFLPHFRDGLLVTLQALALGSVVSFLLGLVWALLVRTPTRWVSWPVGVVTEFIRNTPLLVQLFFLFYVLPEWGLTFSALTTGVFAIGLHYSTYTMQVYRAGIEAVPVGQWEAATALNLPVRRTWTVVILPQAVRRVVPALGNYVISMLKDTPILMVITVPEMLSEARLYAQETFRFTEPLTVIGVAFILISYLASLLLRTLERRLVR
- the ehuC gene encoding ectoine/hydroxyectoine ABC transporter permease subunit EhuC translates to MTPGLWELVLRGVWVTLQLLVFGALLAAAVSFVVGIARTHRRWIVRFVAGLYTEVFRGTSALIMIFWVYFVLPLAFGWQLVPMWAGVLALGLTYGAYGAEIVRGALTAVDPAQREGGIALSFTPWQRMRLILLPQAVPEMIPPFANLVVELLKGTALVSVMGMGDLAFSGSLVRLALQESVEIYAYLLLIYFVIAFLLTRAMRLLERRLKAGVGKAPARKAAVPSARVPEGAGAGGGA